The following proteins are co-located in the Rippkaea orientalis PCC 8801 genome:
- the clpB gene encoding ATP-dependent chaperone ClpB: MQPTNPNQFTEKAWEAIVRTPDIAKQHSHQQIETEHLMNSLLQQEGLATSVFNKADISVQRLRDKTEEFIRRQPKVSNPGESVYLGRSLDQLLDRAEQFRQEFGDDYISIEHLLLAYTKDDRFGQGLFKEFSLNETKLKEIIKQVRGTQKVTDQNPEGKYESLEKYGRDLTQLAREGKLDPVIGRDDEIRRTIQILSRRTKNNPVLIGEPGVGKTAIVEGLAQRIINRDVPESLRDRKLIALDMGALIAGAKYRGEFEERLKAVLKEVTDSQGNIIMFIDEIHTVVGAGATQGAMDAGNLLKPMLARGELRCIGATTLDEYRKYIEKDAALERRFQEVLVDEPNVVDTISILRGLKERYELHHGVKIADTALVAAAMLSNRYISDRFLPDKAIDLVDEAAAKLKMEITSKPEELDEVDRKILQLEMERLSLQKEEDKASRERLEKLEKELADLKEQQSQLNAQWQAEKGVIDEIRQVKGAIDQINLEIQQAERDYDLNKAAELRYGKLTDLQRKIKELETKIEERQIMGKTLLREEVLESDIAEIISKWTGIPLSKLVESEKEKLLQLEDELHERVIGQEEAVTAVSEAIQRSRAGLSDPNRPTASFIFLGPTGVGKTELAKALAKNLFDTEEALVRIDMSEYMEKHAVSRLLGAPPGYVGYDEGGQLTEAIRRRPYSVILFDEIEKAHNDVFNVMLQILDDGRLTDAQGHVVDFKNTIIIMTSNIGSQYILDVAGDDSRYEEMRSRVMEAMTNSFRPEFLNRIDEIIIFHGLQKSQLREIIKLQVALLETRLSEQKIYLKLSEEALDFVAEIGYDPVYGARPLKRAIQKYLETAIAKSILRGEFKAGDTIFVDVEAERLTFKRLPSEMLTI; the protein is encoded by the coding sequence ATGCAACCCACGAATCCTAACCAATTTACAGAAAAAGCTTGGGAAGCCATTGTGCGAACTCCCGATATTGCTAAACAACATAGTCATCAACAAATCGAAACAGAACATCTGATGAATTCCCTTTTGCAACAAGAGGGACTAGCTACTAGCGTCTTTAATAAAGCAGATATTAGTGTTCAAAGATTACGCGATAAAACCGAAGAATTTATCCGTCGTCAACCCAAAGTTTCTAACCCTGGAGAGTCTGTTTATTTAGGAAGAAGTTTAGATCAATTATTAGATCGCGCTGAACAATTTCGTCAAGAATTTGGGGATGATTACATCTCCATTGAACATTTATTGTTAGCCTACACTAAAGATGATCGCTTTGGCCAAGGCTTATTCAAAGAATTTAGCCTCAACGAAACCAAACTTAAAGAGATTATTAAACAAGTACGAGGAACGCAAAAAGTGACCGACCAAAACCCAGAAGGAAAATATGAATCTTTAGAAAAATATGGTCGAGATCTAACCCAATTAGCGCGAGAAGGTAAACTTGATCCCGTGATTGGAAGAGACGATGAAATTCGCCGTACTATTCAAATTCTCTCCCGTCGAACCAAAAATAATCCCGTTTTAATTGGAGAACCCGGAGTCGGTAAAACCGCCATTGTAGAAGGGTTAGCACAACGAATTATTAACCGTGATGTGCCTGAATCTTTACGCGATCGCAAGTTAATTGCCTTGGATATGGGAGCATTAATTGCCGGGGCAAAATATCGCGGAGAATTTGAAGAACGCCTCAAAGCCGTACTCAAAGAAGTGACCGATTCCCAAGGCAATATTATCATGTTTATTGATGAAATTCATACCGTGGTGGGGGCAGGAGCAACCCAAGGCGCGATGGATGCAGGGAACCTCTTAAAACCCATGTTAGCCCGGGGAGAATTGCGCTGTATTGGGGCAACAACCCTCGATGAATACCGTAAGTATATCGAAAAAGATGCAGCCCTAGAACGGCGTTTTCAAGAGGTTCTAGTGGATGAACCCAATGTGGTTGATACCATCTCTATTTTACGGGGACTCAAAGAACGGTATGAACTGCATCACGGGGTAAAAATTGCTGATACTGCGTTGGTTGCTGCGGCGATGTTGTCTAACCGTTATATTAGCGATCGCTTTTTACCGGATAAAGCCATTGATTTAGTCGATGAAGCTGCTGCTAAATTAAAGATGGAAATCACCTCCAAACCGGAAGAATTAGATGAAGTTGATCGCAAGATTCTTCAATTAGAAATGGAACGGTTATCCTTACAAAAAGAAGAAGATAAAGCCTCCCGTGAACGGTTAGAAAAACTCGAAAAAGAACTCGCCGATCTCAAGGAACAGCAATCCCAATTAAACGCCCAATGGCAAGCCGAAAAAGGGGTCATTGATGAAATCCGTCAAGTCAAAGGAGCCATCGATCAGATTAACTTAGAAATTCAACAAGCTGAACGGGATTACGACCTTAATAAAGCTGCTGAATTACGCTATGGTAAATTAACGGATTTACAGCGAAAAATAAAAGAACTGGAAACTAAAATTGAAGAACGACAAATTATGGGTAAAACCTTGCTGCGCGAAGAAGTTTTAGAGTCAGATATTGCAGAAATTATCTCTAAATGGACAGGGATTCCCCTTAGTAAATTAGTCGAATCTGAGAAAGAAAAACTACTACAGTTAGAAGACGAACTCCATGAACGAGTTATTGGTCAAGAAGAGGCTGTAACGGCTGTATCAGAAGCTATCCAGCGTTCCCGTGCAGGACTTTCTGATCCCAATCGTCCAACCGCTAGTTTTATTTTCTTGGGTCCAACTGGAGTCGGTAAAACTGAATTAGCTAAGGCATTAGCGAAGAATCTTTTTGATACCGAAGAAGCCTTAGTTCGGATTGATATGTCTGAGTATATGGAGAAACACGCGGTATCTCGTTTATTGGGGGCTCCTCCAGGGTATGTGGGCTATGATGAAGGGGGACAATTAACCGAAGCAATTCGCCGCCGTCCCTATTCGGTTATCCTCTTTGATGAGATTGAAAAAGCCCATAATGATGTCTTTAATGTCATGCTACAAATTCTCGATGATGGGCGTTTAACCGATGCTCAAGGTCATGTAGTAGACTTCAAGAATACTATCATTATTATGACCAGTAATATCGGGTCACAATACATTTTAGATGTCGCTGGAGATGACTCTCGTTATGAAGAAATGCGCTCCCGTGTGATGGAAGCCATGACTAATAGTTTCCGTCCCGAATTTCTTAACCGTATCGATGAAATCATTATTTTCCACGGGTTACAAAAATCTCAATTACGCGAGATTATTAAACTCCAAGTTGCTTTGTTAGAAACGCGGTTATCTGAACAAAAAATCTATCTGAAACTGTCAGAAGAAGCTCTAGATTTTGTGGCAGAAATTGGTTATGATCCCGTGTATGGTGCAAGACCCTTAAAACGGGCTATCCAGAAATATTTAGAAACTGCGATCGCAAAGTCAATTCTACGGGGTGAATTTAAGGCAGGAGACACCATCTTTGTAGACGTAGAAGCCGAAAGATTAACCTTTAAACGGCTACCCTCTGAAATGTTAACCATCTAA
- the trmD gene encoding tRNA (guanosine(37)-N1)-methyltransferase TrmD, whose protein sequence is MQIDVITLFPDFFTSPLQCSLLGRALTKGIAQVNLINPRQFTLDKHHRVDDEPYGGGVGMVLKPEPIFAAVESLTVLPKRQIILLTPQGQPLNQALLQELSGNYEQLVLICGHYEGVDERIRYLADREVSLGDFVLTCGEIPALALINGVVRLLPGTVGKADSLKYESFEVGLLDYPQYTRPPIFREWEVPEVLRSGNHQAIEQWRYQQQLERTQQRRPDLWQKWLESR, encoded by the coding sequence GTGCAAATTGATGTTATTACCCTGTTTCCTGATTTTTTTACCTCGCCGTTACAGTGTAGTCTTTTAGGAAGGGCTTTAACTAAAGGCATCGCTCAGGTTAATTTGATTAATCCCCGTCAGTTTACCCTAGATAAGCACCATCGGGTGGATGATGAACCCTACGGGGGTGGGGTGGGAATGGTACTTAAACCGGAACCGATTTTTGCGGCGGTAGAATCGTTGACAGTGCTTCCCAAGCGGCAAATCATTCTTTTAACACCCCAAGGACAACCCCTCAATCAAGCTCTTTTGCAAGAGTTATCAGGGAATTATGAGCAGTTGGTGTTAATTTGTGGGCATTATGAAGGGGTTGATGAGCGTATTCGCTATTTGGCTGATCGAGAGGTGTCTTTAGGGGATTTTGTCTTAACTTGTGGTGAAATTCCGGCGTTAGCGTTGATTAATGGGGTGGTGCGTCTGTTGCCAGGAACGGTAGGTAAAGCAGATTCTTTGAAATATGAGAGTTTTGAGGTGGGATTGTTGGATTATCCCCAATATACTCGGCCACCTATTTTTCGAGAGTGGGAAGTTCCTGAAGTACTGCGATCGGGCAATCATCAGGCGATTGAACAGTGGCGTTATCAGCAGCAATTGGAGAGAACTCAACAACGCCGCCCGGATTTGTGGCAAAAGTGGCTAGAATCTCGATAA
- a CDS encoding TVP38/TMEM64 family protein: protein MKAKIRQTLPLIAIFFLVILAIWSINYFGIQRLRANLAYLGIWGPLGLFTLRFLSVVIPALPGTAYSLLAGALFGFNKGLLVICLADFASCTLSFYLSRQYGRDFIERLVGHRFMSQVDHLSKQHLESNFFLMSAFLMTGFFDFVSYGVGLTKTSWMVFLPALLMRLAVSNPPIVALGAGILEGGKKLLGFALIGVFVLAIITGIVQQRLRKKQNT, encoded by the coding sequence ATGAAAGCTAAAATTCGTCAAACTCTTCCATTGATTGCTATATTTTTCCTCGTTATCCTAGCCATTTGGTCAATTAATTACTTTGGGATACAACGTCTTAGGGCTAATTTAGCTTATCTAGGAATTTGGGGTCCGTTGGGGCTTTTTACGTTGCGGTTTCTTAGTGTTGTTATTCCGGCTTTACCTGGAACTGCTTACTCACTCTTAGCAGGGGCATTGTTTGGTTTTAACAAAGGGTTATTGGTGATTTGTTTGGCAGATTTTGCTTCGTGTACTTTGAGTTTTTATCTGTCTCGACAATATGGCAGAGACTTCATTGAAAGACTTGTTGGACATCGTTTTATGAGCCAAGTTGATCATCTCAGCAAACAGCATTTAGAAAGTAATTTTTTCCTGATGAGTGCCTTTCTGATGACAGGTTTTTTTGATTTTGTTTCTTATGGGGTCGGCTTAACTAAGACTTCTTGGATGGTTTTTTTGCCAGCATTATTGATGAGACTTGCGGTTTCTAATCCTCCGATTGTTGCTTTGGGAGCTGGCATTTTAGAAGGTGGGAAAAAGTTACTAGGATTTGCTTTAATAGGAGTGTTTGTGTTAGCGATAATAACGGGAATTGTTCAACAAAGACTACGAAAAAAACAGAATACTTAA
- a CDS encoding shikimate kinase: MKTQKLLQGINIYLIGMMGSGKSTIGKILAQRLDYRFFDTDILIERVTQQSINDIFVTQGETVFRDIETQVLSEVAACTRSVIATGGGIVLNSQNWSYLHHGLIIWLDVSIKLLKTRLINDTTRPLLKESDLTLKLKTLDEQRRNLYNKADLTIVINQNRTPESIVSEILEAIPTVIKPKVEANQFN, translated from the coding sequence ATGAAAACACAAAAATTACTTCAAGGAATTAATATTTATCTTATTGGTATGATGGGAAGCGGAAAAAGTACCATTGGAAAAATCCTAGCACAACGACTAGACTATCGTTTTTTTGACACAGATATTTTAATTGAACGGGTGACACAACAAAGTATTAATGATATTTTTGTTACCCAAGGAGAAACCGTATTCAGAGATATAGAAACTCAAGTACTTTCAGAAGTAGCAGCTTGTACACGAAGTGTGATTGCTACGGGCGGAGGAATTGTGTTAAACTCTCAAAATTGGAGCTATCTTCATCATGGTTTGATCATTTGGTTAGATGTTTCTATCAAATTATTAAAAACCCGTTTAATCAATGATACTACCCGTCCTCTTCTCAAAGAAAGTGATCTAACCTTAAAGCTAAAAACCTTAGATGAACAACGGCGTAATCTTTACAATAAAGCCGATTTAACCATAGTTATTAATCAAAATAGAACCCCTGAAAGCATTGTTTCTGAGATACTAGAAGCGATTCCTACTGTTATTAAACCTAAAGTAGAAGCTAATCAATTTAATTAA
- a CDS encoding cyanophycinase gives MLHLETQSPESPMFQSTTMAVLVIGGAEDKVHGREILQTFWFRSGGANATIAIIPSASREPALLGERYQQIFEEMGAKYVKVLDIRDRAQGEDPYFQQYIEECSGVFLTGGDQLRLCGLLADTPLMERIRQRVQLGEISLAGTSAGAAVMGHHMIAGGSSGESPNRALVDMAMGLGIIPEMIVDQHFHNRNRMARLLSALSNHPERLGIGIDEDTCALFERDGLIRVVGQGTVTIVDGREMSYTNQKEVGPSDPLSLHNLRLHILSHGDCYHLHQNQPIAKVSGSLP, from the coding sequence ATGTTGCATCTAGAGACTCAATCCCCAGAAAGCCCCATGTTTCAATCGACAACCATGGCCGTTTTAGTGATTGGCGGCGCAGAAGATAAAGTGCACGGACGAGAAATCCTACAAACCTTTTGGTTTCGCTCAGGAGGAGCCAACGCTACCATTGCCATTATCCCCTCAGCTTCAAGGGAACCCGCCTTGCTAGGGGAAAGGTATCAACAAATTTTTGAAGAAATGGGAGCTAAATACGTCAAAGTCTTAGACATCCGCGATCGCGCCCAAGGAGAAGACCCCTACTTTCAACAATACATTGAAGAATGTAGCGGAGTCTTCCTGACAGGAGGCGATCAACTCAGACTCTGTGGATTATTAGCCGATACCCCTTTAATGGAACGCATTCGCCAACGGGTTCAGTTAGGAGAAATTAGCCTCGCTGGAACCAGTGCCGGAGCCGCCGTCATGGGACATCACATGATCGCCGGTGGTAGTAGCGGAGAGTCCCCCAACCGAGCCCTAGTGGATATGGCCATGGGATTAGGCATCATTCCCGAAATGATCGTAGACCAACATTTCCATAACCGTAACCGCATGGCTCGGTTGCTAAGTGCGCTATCTAACCATCCTGAACGCTTAGGCATCGGCATCGATGAAGATACCTGTGCCCTGTTTGAACGAGATGGATTAATTCGAGTCGTCGGGCAAGGAACCGTGACGATTGTTGATGGACGAGAAATGAGCTATACTAACCAAAAGGAAGTAGGACCCTCTGATCCCCTCAGTTTACACAATTTAAGGCTTCATATCCTCTCCCACGGCGACTGCTATCACTTACATCAAAATCAACCCATTGCTAAGGTTAGTGGTTCTTTGCCATAG
- a CDS encoding Uma2 family endonuclease, translating to MVAAPQSCYLTPDQYLKFEENSPIKHEYIDGEVYAMAGASDAHVTIALNLAAILRNHVRGSGCRVYITDMKARLESLNRFYYPDLMVTCDERDQDTPNFKRFPKLIIEVLSESTEAFDRGDKFADYRTLDSLKEYVLISTRYQRVECFRRNEQGLWVLQSYTPEQQVFALNSITFESRLDLLYEDVTLST from the coding sequence ATGGTTGCTGCCCCTCAATCTTGTTATCTTACCCCCGATCAATACCTCAAATTTGAAGAAAATAGTCCCATCAAACACGAATACATTGATGGGGAAGTGTATGCCATGGCTGGTGCGTCTGATGCTCATGTTACTATTGCTTTGAACTTAGCCGCTATCTTGCGTAATCATGTACGCGGATCGGGGTGTCGGGTGTATATTACTGATATGAAAGCCCGACTAGAAAGCCTCAATCGTTTCTATTATCCTGATTTGATGGTAACTTGTGATGAAAGAGATCAAGATACCCCTAATTTTAAACGCTTTCCTAAGTTAATTATTGAGGTATTATCTGAGTCTACAGAAGCATTTGATCGCGGGGATAAATTCGCTGATTATCGAACCCTAGACAGCTTAAAAGAATATGTCCTAATTAGTACAAGATATCAACGGGTTGAATGTTTTCGACGCAATGAACAGGGGTTATGGGTTTTACAATCTTATACTCCAGAGCAACAAGTCTTTGCCTTAAACAGTATTACTTTTGAGTCTCGTTTAGATCTTTTGTATGAAGACGTTACACTAAGTACCTAA
- the cphA gene encoding cyanophycin synthetase has translation MKIIQTLTLRGPNYWSIRRNKLIVMRLDLEDLAEKPSNEIPGFYEGLVEVMPSLIEHFCAPGHRGGFLKRVKEGTYMGHIIEHIALELQELTGMPVGFGRTRETSTPGVYNVVYEYVDEQAGRYAGRAAVRLCQSIVDRGTYAQEDLAQDLTDLRDLKANSALGPSTETIVTEAEARKIPWMTLSARAMVQLGYGVHQKRIQATLSNLSGILGVELACDKEGTKTMLQDSGIPVPKGTTIQFFEDLENAIEDVGGFPIVIKPLDGNHGRGITIDINSWDHAEEAYDFASKESKTRSVIIERYYKGSDHRLLVVNGKLVAVSQRIPAHVIGDNKHTIEELIEITNQDPNRGEGHDNVLTKITVDKTSLSVLERQGYSLNSILAKGEIAYLRATANLSTGGIAIDRTDDIHPENVWIAERVAKVIGLDIAGIDVVTPDITRPLREMDGVIVEVNAAPGFRMHVAPSQGLSRNVAAPVLDMLFPPGTPSRIPILAVTGTNGKTTTTRLTAHIYRQTGKVVGYTTTDGIYLGEYLVEKGDNTGPFSANVILKDPTVEVAVLETARGGILRSGLAFDTCDVGIVLNVAADHLGLGDINTIEQMAKVKSVIAEVVHPDGYAILNADDPLVSAMAERVKAKVAYFSMSPDNPIIENHLRRGGLAAVYENGYLSILEGHQTLRIEEAANIPMTMGGMAPFMIANALAACLATFAQGVDIEMIRQGVRTFKASVNQTPGRMNLFNLGDYHALVDYAHNPAGYEAVGGFVRNWKGERLGVVGGPGDRRDEDLILLGKIAAQVFNRIIVKEDDDRRGRDRGEVADLIIKGIVQENSQIEYEAILDETEAIEVGLNRVNRGGLVVIFPESVTRAISLIQKRNPISDDNL, from the coding sequence ATGAAAATTATACAAACCCTCACCCTACGCGGACCCAATTATTGGAGTATTCGGCGCAACAAACTCATTGTGATGCGCCTCGATTTAGAAGATTTAGCCGAGAAGCCCTCGAACGAGATTCCAGGCTTTTATGAGGGCTTGGTAGAAGTCATGCCCAGTTTGATTGAGCATTTCTGTGCCCCCGGCCATCGGGGCGGATTTCTCAAACGAGTCAAAGAAGGCACTTATATGGGGCACATTATCGAACACATAGCCCTAGAACTACAAGAATTAACGGGAATGCCCGTAGGATTTGGGCGAACACGGGAAACCAGTACCCCTGGCGTTTATAACGTCGTTTACGAATACGTTGACGAACAGGCAGGCCGCTACGCCGGACGAGCCGCCGTCCGACTGTGTCAATCCATTGTTGATCGCGGAACCTATGCCCAAGAAGACTTAGCACAAGATCTGACGGATTTACGGGATCTTAAAGCCAATTCAGCCCTAGGACCGAGTACCGAAACCATCGTCACCGAAGCCGAAGCGCGGAAGATTCCCTGGATGACCCTCAGTGCGCGTGCCATGGTACAACTAGGTTATGGGGTTCACCAAAAGCGCATTCAGGCTACTTTAAGCAATTTATCAGGGATTCTAGGGGTAGAACTAGCCTGTGATAAGGAAGGCACTAAGACGATGCTCCAAGATTCGGGAATACCCGTTCCCAAAGGAACAACCATCCAATTCTTTGAAGACTTAGAAAACGCCATTGAAGATGTCGGAGGCTTCCCCATCGTCATTAAGCCCCTCGATGGCAACCACGGACGGGGCATTACCATCGACATCAACAGTTGGGATCACGCCGAAGAAGCCTACGATTTTGCCAGCAAAGAATCCAAAACCCGCAGTGTCATCATAGAACGCTACTATAAAGGCAGTGACCATCGTTTATTAGTCGTTAATGGCAAATTAGTCGCAGTTTCCCAACGGATTCCTGCCCATGTCATCGGTGACAATAAACACACCATCGAAGAATTGATAGAGATTACCAATCAAGACCCCAACCGAGGAGAAGGTCACGACAACGTTTTGACCAAAATTACCGTTGATAAAACCTCCTTATCGGTACTCGAACGCCAAGGTTATAGCTTGAATAGCATCTTAGCCAAAGGGGAAATTGCTTACCTACGAGCCACCGCAAACCTGAGTACCGGAGGTATTGCCATTGATCGCACCGACGACATTCACCCCGAAAACGTCTGGATCGCTGAACGGGTCGCTAAGGTCATTGGCTTAGATATCGCCGGAATTGACGTAGTTACCCCCGATATCACCCGACCGCTACGGGAAATGGATGGAGTGATTGTAGAAGTGAATGCCGCCCCAGGATTTCGGATGCACGTCGCTCCTAGCCAGGGTCTCTCTCGCAATGTGGCCGCCCCCGTTTTGGATATGTTGTTTCCCCCAGGAACCCCAAGTCGGATTCCTATTTTAGCGGTTACGGGAACCAACGGAAAAACCACCACAACCCGCTTAACTGCTCATATTTACCGTCAAACCGGCAAAGTCGTCGGCTATACCACCACTGATGGTATTTATCTGGGTGAGTATTTAGTGGAAAAAGGCGATAACACCGGTCCGTTTAGTGCCAATGTCATCCTCAAAGACCCCACCGTAGAAGTGGCCGTCTTAGAAACCGCCAGAGGAGGGATACTGCGCTCAGGACTAGCCTTTGATACCTGTGATGTGGGCATCGTCTTGAATGTGGCGGCTGACCATTTGGGGTTAGGAGATATTAACACCATTGAACAGATGGCTAAGGTAAAAAGCGTCATCGCTGAAGTGGTTCATCCCGATGGCTACGCGATTTTGAACGCCGATGATCCCTTAGTGAGTGCCATGGCCGAACGAGTGAAGGCAAAAGTCGCCTATTTCTCCATGAGTCCCGATAATCCTATTATCGAAAACCATCTGCGTCGGGGAGGGTTAGCGGCGGTCTATGAGAATGGCTATTTGTCTATTTTAGAAGGACACCAGACGCTACGGATTGAAGAGGCTGCTAATATTCCGATGACTATGGGGGGAATGGCACCCTTTATGATTGCCAATGCCTTAGCCGCTTGTTTAGCGACCTTTGCCCAAGGGGTAGATATTGAAATGATTCGCCAAGGGGTGAGAACCTTTAAGGCATCGGTGAATCAGACCCCTGGACGGATGAACTTGTTTAATTTGGGCGATTATCACGCATTGGTAGACTATGCTCACAACCCGGCTGGATACGAAGCCGTTGGCGGGTTTGTTCGTAACTGGAAAGGGGAACGGTTAGGGGTTGTGGGAGGTCCAGGCGATCGCCGGGATGAAGATTTGATCCTGTTGGGGAAAATTGCCGCCCAGGTGTTTAACCGCATTATTGTTAAAGAGGATGATGATCGACGAGGACGCGATCGCGGAGAAGTCGCGGACTTAATCATTAAGGGAATTGTCCAAGAAAATTCTCAGATTGAGTATGAAGCCATTTTAGACGAGACAGAAGCCATTGAAGTCGGGTTAAATCGGGTCAATCGCGGCGGATTAGTGGTGATTTTCCCTGAAAGCGTCACTCGTGCCATTTCTTTGATTCAAAAACGCAATCCGATTTCTGACGACAATTTGTAA
- a CDS encoding HU family DNA-binding protein yields the protein MVKKETMNKEDLVNMIAAKTRITKKDTSQILDALTETIMETVASGEKVVLVGFGTFEPRDRKERKGMNPQTGQPITIPATTVPAFSAGKVFKEQVVNKGKEDAS from the coding sequence ATTGTCAAAAAAGAAACGATGAACAAAGAAGATCTCGTCAACATGATTGCCGCTAAGACTCGTATTACCAAAAAAGATACGAGTCAAATTCTCGATGCTCTCACAGAAACCATTATGGAGACTGTCGCTTCAGGGGAAAAAGTTGTCTTAGTTGGTTTCGGAACTTTTGAACCGAGAGACCGCAAAGAACGCAAAGGAATGAACCCCCAGACAGGACAACCCATTACTATCCCTGCGACAACTGTCCCTGCTTTCTCTGCGGGGAAAGTCTTCAAAGAACAGGTAGTCAACAAAGGGAAAGAAGACGCTTCTTAG
- the rpsU gene encoding 30S ribosomal protein S21 → MTQVILGENEGIESALRRFKRQVSKAGIFNDMKKHRHFETPIEKRKRKALAKHKQRRSNYR, encoded by the coding sequence ATGACCCAAGTAATTTTGGGAGAAAACGAAGGAATTGAATCCGCTTTACGTCGGTTTAAAAGACAAGTCAGTAAAGCTGGTATTTTTAATGATATGAAAAAACATCGTCACTTTGAAACCCCAATTGAAAAACGCAAGCGAAAAGCACTTGCGAAACATAAACAACGTCGGAGTAATTACCGCTAA
- a CDS encoding pentapeptide repeat-containing protein — protein sequence MNIPEILSRYAAGQRDFRNINLIAANLRSVNLSGADLSGADLRGANLTKANFSHVNLSKAVLTGANLTETNLTSANLSDIDLNNVNLNLARLNGTIMPNGISSSLISK from the coding sequence ATGAATATTCCCGAAATTTTGAGCCGATACGCAGCAGGACAGCGAGATTTTAGAAATATTAATCTAATTGCTGCTAATCTCAGAAGCGTCAACCTCAGTGGTGCTGACTTAAGTGGTGCTGATCTCAGAGGAGCCAATCTCACCAAAGCGAACTTTAGTCATGTTAACCTAAGTAAAGCAGTCTTAACAGGAGCTAATTTAACAGAAACGAATCTCACTTCAGCCAACCTGAGTGACATTGATCTCAATAATGTTAATCTTAACTTAGCTCGTTTAAATGGGACAATTATGCCCAACGGAATAAGCTCTAGCTTAATCTCTAAATAA